The DNA sequence ACCCTTTGTTTGGTTATTAAGCTTTTCAACAGATTTTATTTTTAATGTATTTGGCATAAAGAAGAAATATAAGTCACAGGTTACAGAAGGAGAAATAAAAGCATTAATTGAAGAAGGAACAAATGTTGGTGAAATACAGGAAATAGAACAGGATATTGTTGAAAGGGTTTTTCATTTGGGTGACCAGAGAATTGCAGCTTTGATGACAAATCGCACAGATATTATTTGGCTTAATGTTAACGATACTGTGGAAACAACTAAAAATAAAATTGCCACAAATAATCATTCTGTTTATCCATTGTGTAATGAAGATATTGACGATGTAATGGGAATTGTTTATTCAAAAGATTTATTCATTGCACTTTTGAATGAATCCAATCTTGATTTAAAAAAATACATGAAACCTGTTAATGTGATACCAAGCGACCACAAGGCATACCAGGTTTTGGAAAAATTCAAGGAATCAAAAATTCATTATGCTATTATAGTTGATGAATATGGAACAACGGAAGGTGTAGTTACAATTAACGACATACTTGATGCATTGGTTGGCGATATAACCGGCGCGGACGAACCTGAAGTTGTGAAACGTTCTGACGGCAGTTGGCTGATTGATGGAAGGATGGCTTTTTTTGAATTTATTCATGAATTTGAAATAGAAAATTATGATTATTCGAAAATTTACTTTCATTCAATGGGTGGTTTTGTAGTACACCAATTAAAAGCAATTCCGAAATCAGGTGATAAATTCGATTGGCATGGATATAGATTTGAAATTGTTGATATGGATGGGAACAGAGTGGATAAAATTCTGCTGATGAAAATCAGTTAAAAATAATTGTATTTTTCATTAACGAAACATCAATGATTAAAAGCGTTTAATTATGGCTGTTTTTCTGCTATAATTAAATCATTTGTCTCTTCTACTTTTTCAATCACCTTAACTTTCAGTCCTTCCTCTAAAAAATTATTTTTAATTTTACTAAACAATTCATGTGTCATTGTTTCTTTCATTGTGTTATAAATAATTTTACCGTTAGGATTCAGATGAGTTGTCAAGCTATTAATAAATTTTATTTCAGTAAATATTTCGGGAATGGTATTAATTATAAAAATATCAATAATGATTAAGTCAAAAGTATCATTATTGTTTTTTAAATAATCTGATGCGTCGGAATGAATAATATTAATATTCTTAAACCTATTTATTTCAAATTCATTTATTGCTATTGAAATTATTTCGGAATCAATGTCAACCAACTCAATAAAGGCACTAGAGTTAAAATCTTTTCTTATGGTTTGAACAATTGAACCTCCTCCTAATCCCAAAACTAATATCTTTTCAATGTTTTTACTGAATCCGATTTCAAGCAGTCCTTTGTGAAGAATTTTTTGCAGTGAACCATAAGAATAGTTGCTTTTATTAGTGTCTAAGGTTTTTTTTCCATTAATAAGATTTATCTCTAAGTTGCCATTTATTTTTGAAGTGTAACTTTTTAATCGAAATGGGATTATATAACTAAATGCTTTTTTTATATTCTTGTGCATAAAATGTGTTGTGTTGTTTTTATAATATTCAAAAGACGGAATATTTTTTTTATTAAATAAAGTAGAACAATATTTTTATATACTCAAAAGTATTATACTTTTTTTAAAGTAAAAGCAAAAGTAGAACCAACGCCAACAGTGCTTCTTACGTTTATAATTTGTTTATGAGCTTCAATAATGTGTTTTACAATTGCAAGTCCGAGTCCTGTTCCACCTTGTTCACGCGAGCGGCTTTTATCGGTTCTGTAAAATCGTTCAAAAATTCTTGATAAATTTTTTTCTTCAATACCAATTCCATTGTCGGAAACTTCAACTAATATATTTTCATCCATATCAAAAAAACTGATTTTTGTTTGTCCATCGGTATTGCCATAAATAATAGAATTGTTTATAAGATTGGTCAGAACCTGTTGAATTCTATCTCTATCAGCCAAAACCCTTATTGGTTTATCATGATTTTCGGCAATTTTTATTGTTATATTTTTGGCTTTTGCTTTTAATTCAAGTTCTTCAATCACTTCTCTGGCTAAATAAACCATATCGAATTCTTTTATTTCAAGTTTTATTTCACCCGATTCCAATCGCGAAATTATATCCAAATCATTAACTATATTGATTAACCTTTCAATGTTTTTTTCTGTTCTTTCAAGATATTTCATGTTTATTTCAGGGTCATTCAAGCCGCCATCTATCAATGTTGAAATATATCCCTGTATCGAAAATATTGGTGTTTTTAATTCATGTGAAATATTTCCTATAAACTCTTTTCTGAATTTTTCGAGTTTTTTTAATTGTTCAATTTCATCTCCGCTTTTTTCAATCCATTCTTCCACATCTTTATTCACAATCTCAAAAATATCTTTCTCGGATTTTTCTTTTTTTTCAGTTTTATTAAGTTTAAAATTATGAATGGTTTTGTAAATCAATTTTATTCTTTTGTTAACCAATTTCTCAAAAGTATAATCAAAAGCAATGAACGATACGCAAAATACTGTTATGGAAATTATAAAAATAAAAGCCCAGTAAATTTCATCGAACAAAGCATAGTTTGCGAAAAAGCTGATAATACCTACTATTATGGAAATTATCAGACACGTTATTACCGAAATATTTCTTGTAGAGTTATTCATTCATTTTTAAGAATATACTCTGACAGGTTGAAAAAATCTGTCAGGTCAAGTTAAACCTCAAACTTATATCCCACACCTTTAATAGTTTTAATAACATCATCACCGAGTTTTTCCCTTAATTTCCTGACATGAACATCAAGTGTTCTTTCGCCAACAATTGTGGAAGTGCCCCAAACTCTGTTCATTATTTCATCTCTTGTAAACAATCTGTTTGGTTTTGATGCAAGGAAAACAAGAAGTTCGAATTCTTTTTTTGGTAATGAGATATTTTTATTTTTTTTAATAACAATATAATTTTCTTTATCAATTTTAATTTCGCCAAAATCGATGATATTTGTTTTGACTTCATCTGATGAAACCCTTTTGATTAAAGCTTTTATTTTACTTATCAAGATTCTGAGTTTTATGGGTTTTGTAATATAGTCATCTGCACCTGCGTCATAACCGGCAATCTGGGAATAATCTTCTGAGCGTGCTGAAAGAAAAATTACCAGAATGTTTTTTAGAATATTTATTTGTTTAATTTCCCTGCATGTTTCAATACCATCCATTTCGGGCATCATAACATCAAGAATTATTAAGTTGGGAATTATTTCTTTTGCAATTTGTATGGCATCTTTGCCGTTTGTGCATGTGTGAACTTCGAAGCCTTCTTTAATGAGATTATATTTAAGAAACTCTAAAATATCGGGTTCATCATCCACTATTAAAATTTTTTCCATAAATAATTTATTATTTAATGTTAATCAATAATATTTTCATGTTTAATAATCTTGCCGTCAATCCAGAAAACAACAGATTCGGCAATATTTACAGCATGGTCGGCAAGGCGTTCAATTTGTTGTAAAACAATTATTAAATTTGTTGCAACAACAATAACTTCTGATTTTTTGGTCATTTCGTTAATTATTTTTGAATGCAACTTTTGATTCAAATCTTTTATAAAATCTTTATTTAGCAACAATTCTTTAGCTTTAACAACATCTTTTTCAATGTAACTTAAAATTGCTTTTGAGAAAATTTCTTTTGAATGATTTGCTATTTCGTTAATTTTAAATTTAGTGATTATTTCGGGTTGTTCCCTTATACTTTCAGCTCTTTTAGCAATGCTTAATGCAATATCTGCAATGCGCTCAAGTTCATTGTCGATTTTAAGTGATGACATTATTAAACGCAGGTCAGATGCTACGGGCTGAACAAGAGCGAATATTCTTTGACAAAGTTTATCAATTTTCACATCTATATCATCAATTTTATTTTCATTTTCTTCAATTTGTTTAACCAAATCCTTATTGCCGGTTAACAATGCCGTTATTGATTTTTCAACCTGAATTTCCACAAGGTCCGACATTTCTATAATTCTTTTTCTCAGTTTCTCTAATTCTTGTTCGAAATGAGTTTGCATAAATGGAGTCATATATTTAAAGTTTTAAAATTACTAAATTTTTATAATTATTACATTTATTAATTTTCAAATTAACCAAATCTTCCTGTTATATAATCTTCTGTTTGTCTTTTCTCGGGGTTTGTAAATATTTTTTTAGTTTTATCGTATTCTATAAGTTCTCCAAGATAAAAGAAAGCCGTCCGGTTGCTCGTTCTTGCTGCCTGCTGCATATTATGAGTAACAATTACTATTGTATATTTTTCTTTTAATTGAAAAATTAATTCTTCTATTTTGCTTGTTGATATGGGGTCTAATGCACTTGCAGGTTCATCCATTAAAATAATTTCGGGATTAACGGCAAGAGCTCTGGCAATGCAAAGTCGCTGTTGCTGTCCTCCCGATAAACCAAGTGCCGAATCATATAACCGGTCTTTTACTTCATCCCATATTGCTGCATTTTTTAATGATGTTTCAACAATTTCATCAAGTTGTTTCTTGTCTTTTATACCGTTTATTCTCGGTCCATAAGCAATGTTATCGTAAGTAGATTTTGCAAAAGGATTGGATTTCTGAAAAACCATTCCGATTTTTTTTCTCAAATTAACAACATCAACATTTTGAGCGTAAATATTTGTTCCGTCAATTAATATTTCTCCTGTTATTTTTACATTATCAATCAAATCATTCATTCTGTTCAATGTCCTTAAGAATGTGGATTTGCCGCATCCAGAAGGACCAATCAAAGCAGTAACCCTGTTTTGAGGGATTTCAATATTAATATTTTTCAACGCTTGCTTATCGCCGTAGTATAGTGAAAGATTATTTATTTTTATTTTTATTTCTGCCATGACTAAACAAATTGTGAAATTGTGAATTTGTGAAATTGTGAGTTAAGCATTTTTTATTTTTTAGTCTTTTGTTTTCAAATTGTCAAATTGTTAAATTGCTTAATCGTTGTTTTTATAATTTATTTTTGTTTGTGATTTTTAACAATTGAGCAATTTAACAATATAATTTTAAACTTTTTTTCTTCTTATTCTTGCTCTTATGATAACTGCCGTAAAGTTCAATGTAAAAGTCAATAATAATAAAACCATTGTTGTTGCATACTGAATAGGCATTGTTGCATCAACATTAGTTGATTGGGTTGACATGATGTAAATATGATAACCAAGATTCATAAACTGGTCGCTTAATGACGTTGGTAATGATGCAAGATAATAAGCCGCGCCTGTGAATAGAATGGGTGCAACTTCGCCTGCACCGCGACTTACAGCAAGTATCGTTCCTGTCATAATTCCGGAAATAGAACCGGGAATTACAACTTTTATTATAGTTTGCCATTTTGTTGCACCAAGTGCTAAGCTTGCTTCCCGCATTTCTTTTGGCACTGCTCTCATTGCTTCTTCAACCGATACAATAACTACAGGCAATGTTAGCAAAGCCATGGTTAAACTTGCCCAGAGAATATTGGGTTGTGCCCATTTCAAAGTTCCGCCAAGAAAAATATTATCAATGTTTCCGCCAACAAATTTTATAAAAAATCCTAATCCGAATAACCCGAATATTATTGAAGGTACAACAGCAAGAGTTCTCACAGCAAAGCGAATTGTTTTTGAAATAACTGAATTCTCTTTTGCATATTCCGTTAAGTATATTGCAGTGATGGTTCCGAAAGGCACCGCAGCAATTGACATAACTATTACCATTAATGCTGTTCCGTAAATTGCCGGAAATATTCCTCCTTTTGTCATTCCGTCCGTAGGAAACTTTGTTAAAAATTCCCATGTGAAATTACTTCTCCCGTTATAAATAATTATCGAAATCATAATTACTATAATTGCAAGAATTAAAATCACAGAAAACCCTGTTAAGCCAATAATTATTCTACCTTTTAATTTATTTCTATTCATTATTTAGTTGTCAATAGTCATTGGTCATTAGTCATTAGTAAAACTTCGACATTCGATATTCAGTGTTCGATATTCGATATTATTTATTTTATTTTTTTTCTTTTTCTCTGCGCCTTAGCGTCTTTGCAAAAAACTTTTTTATTTTCAAATTAATTTGTGAACTTGCGAAAACAACGAACCACAAACGACAAACTACTAACTATTTTCATTATTCACTATTAATTATTATTTATTATTTTTTTAACTCTTCCCTTGAATTCTTTTTACCAATTTTCCTTTCACGTAAAATTCAGCTATTGCATTTAGAGTAAAAGTAAATATGAATAATAAAGAGCCGATTAAAAACAAAACATTATAATGAGTGTCGCCAAAAACGACTTCAGCCATTTCCGCACCTATTGTTGCCGATAATGTTCTTACCGAGTCGAATGGGTTTAATGAAATCATTGCTGCATTTCCTGTTGCCATCAGAACTATCATTGTTTCACCAAAAACTCTGCCTGTTCCTAAAAGTATTGCGGCAAATATACCGGGTGTTGCAGCAGGAAGAGTGACAAAGAAAGCAGTTTGCCAGCTTGAAGCTCCTAAAGCTAAACTTGCTTCCGTGTATGTTTTGGGAATAGCAGTTAAAGCATCTTCAGTAATAGTGTAAATTATAGGAATAGCAGCTAAAGCCATTGCTATCCCGCCTACAAAAGCATTTAATCGTGTTTCATAACCAAATACATTTTGAAAAAAAGATGCTAATACCATTAATGCGAAAAAGCCTACTACTACTGAAGGAAATCCGGCAAGAAGTTCAACAGCAGGTTTAATTATTTCCTTCATTCTTTTTGAAGCAAAATTCGATGTGAATAACGCCGCAAGAATTGCAACCGGAGCTGCAAACAACATTGCAATTATTGTTATTTTAAATGTTCCCAGAAACAAAGGCAATAATCCGTATTTGGGGTCGTCAGAAACAGGTTGCCATATTCTGCCTGTTAAATTTCTGAATGATGCTCTGTCTTCAGGTGTTTCTTTTCTTTCTTCTTCTTTGATTTTATTATTATCTGTGACGGCTCCATATTGTTCCTGTCCGTTTGAATTTGTTGGAGTTTCTTTTTTTGTTTCAACTCCATAAGTTTCTTGTCCGTTAGAGTTAACATTTTCTGTTTTAGAATTTGTTGAAATGATTTTTTCTGTCTTTGCTTTTTTTGTTTTGTAAAATATGGGAAGTGATTCTCTGAATACGAATACGAAAATTAAAATTATTATTGTTATTGATAAAAAGGCAATCAGAGTAATCAGCTTTTCTGCCAAAAACTCCGAAAGCCTGAATTTCTTTTTTAATGATTCGGAAGTAAAACCCTTTTGCGGAGAATAGTCCAATGTATTCTCATCCTTCGGTTTTAATTCCTCGTCATCATTATTTATGTTTTCAAAATAATTCATTTTGCATTCAAGTACTTCGAGTACTTAAAGTTTTCGAAACATTTATATTTATATTATTTTTTTTAATTACTCTAAGTTTTTAAGAAAATCCATCATTTTTTTTTTTACTTTAAGTACTTTAGGCACTCGAAGTACTTGAAATACTTTTTTACTTAACCGGAAAGTAGCCAACTTCAACAACTAATTTCTGGCCTTCAGGACCTAAAATCCAGTCAATATATTTCTTTATTTCACCGGTTGGTCTGTTTTTTAAATACATGTATAAATACCTTGAAATAGGGTAAACATTGGATTTGATGTTTTCGGCAGTTGGCAAATATGCTGTACTTTTATCATCTTTTTTTACTTTGCAATCTTTAACACCTTCAGCATAAGCAGCGCCACCATAGCCAATTCCGTATTTGTCTTTTTTTACTGCATTCACAACAGCAGCAGTTCCGGGAAGCGTTTGGCAGCTTGCAGCATAATCAGCTTTTACAACATTGTCTTTAAAATAAACATAAGTACCAGAGCTGTTTTCACGACCATATAATTTTATTGCAGCATCGGGTCCGCCAATTTCTTTCCAGTTTTTTATTTTGCCGGTATAAATTCCACTTAATTGTTTTATTGATAATTCGGTTACCGGATTTGAATTATTTATGAAAATTGTTATTCCGTCTTTTGCACAAGCAATTTCCACTCCCATTGAATTATAGCGTTCTTTTAGTTTATCAATTTCCGATTGTTTCATCTGACGGCTTGCATTTGCAATGTCAGTTGAACCATTAATTAATGCAGCAATTCCTGTTCCTGAACCGCCACCTGTAACCTGAATTTCAACATTAGGATTTGATTTCATGTAAACTTCAGCCCATCTTTGAGCAAGAATTACCAATGTGTCCGAACCTTTTACTGTTATTTTTTGCTTAACCATAAAAGCTGTTGCAATTGTAAACACTACTCCCAGTGCAATTGCTGTTATTATATTTCTTTTTTTCATATTTTTTTTTATTTTTATTGATTAATTTTTTTTATTAGTGAATCTGTGGCATGTTTTTTTAAAATTTAGCTTGTACTCTTACAGAAAGCATATTGTCTTTTACATCTTTCCCTAAATTGCTGACAACAGTTGCTGTCGATGTTTTGAAAGCAGCATTATTGCTTTTTTCATTTTGTGGCATATCATATTGAAGAGTTATTCTTATGTTGTCATTAAAGTAATACTGCCATGCAAGAGCTATAGTACTTATAGCGATATCACTTGAAGTATTTACGCCATCACCTTTAACTTTAGTATTTGGGTCATAAACATCATATCTTAAAACAAACTGATTTTTCTTACCAATGTTTTTAATAAAATACACATAGAATCCTGAAAATTGCCTGATTTTGAAAGGAGAGATAGTTGTTTTAGCTGTTCCGTTTAAGTATGTAGTTGGGTTTGTAGAATTTTTTGTAGATGTAACAGTATTCACAGTTATTGCACCATCTGAACCAATCGTTGTTGAGCTTTTTCCGGTTAATGTATCTATTTTATATGTTGTAGATGCTGTAGTTGTTGAGCCGCTAACAATGTTTTGTCCTGCAATAAATTCACCTTTTATAGCTAAACCGCCAAGTATATCAAGATATATTCTCATTTCACCGCCAAACCATTGTTTTTTTAAGCAAGCACCGGGTGTTTTCGTACTATCAATTGAATATTTATCTGTTGCAACAGAAGCAGGGGAATCAAATCTTTTAACTGAAGTATAATTTGAATTTTGAATATATAGTTTATAGTTTGAACCAATTAAACCTGTATTAATATCAGAATTTACATTTCCAAAATAGCCGTGAGTACCAATATCAATACCCAACCAACTTATTGATTTAAGTTTAATTGTATAATAAGCGCGAGCCATAACATCTTTTTGCGGGTCATTATCCACTGCATCAATAGTTGCTTTGTTAGTTGAAGTTCTTGTAAAAGCGTTTGCAAAGTTGCCATTTAGTAAAGCAAGTTGAACATGAAGAGGAATTTTTGGCGAGTTGTATTCTATTTTTGTGCCAATTTCTCTTTCGCCCGGATATAGTTTTTGAATTACCATTGAGCGTTCTAATACTTCTCTTGAGCTGGAAGAATATTCAACTTCATAATTTGGTCTGTTAAACTGACCAGCCCATAAGGCAAGACCTTTACAGAATTTAAAGTTAGCAAGTGCATAAGCATCTTTTAATGCTAACCCACCTGTACTTAAATCGGGTTGAAGAACAAATGCTATTCCATCAGCTGGCTCATAAGTAAATTTTATTCTGGCTCTACGAAGGAAGAATGTATTATTGTTGCTCAATCCGTATTGAGGAAACGCACCGGTTAATGTTGTTGCTCCACCATTCTGTGCTTGAAATTGTCCGAATGTCAAAAGTGCACCTTGATATCCTTTTCCGCTGGTTGTGTAATCATAGCCCTCTCTGTGTTGCCATTGTGCCTGAATGTAGCCAGATATTTTGATTTTGGCAAGTTTGAATAAATCGGCTTCATCTGTTGAAAGCCGCTCATCGAGAGCATTTAGTTTTGCATTGTGTTCGTCAATTTTTTCTTTTAATGTATCTAAATTGACTTGCGAAAATCCGCTCAGTGATATCGCCATTAAT is a window from the Bacteroidales bacterium genome containing:
- the phoU gene encoding phosphate signaling complex protein PhoU, with amino-acid sequence MTPFMQTHFEQELEKLRKRIIEMSDLVEIQVEKSITALLTGNKDLVKQIEENENKIDDIDVKIDKLCQRIFALVQPVASDLRLIMSSLKIDNELERIADIALSIAKRAESIREQPEIITKFKINEIANHSKEIFSKAILSYIEKDVVKAKELLLNKDFIKDLNQKLHSKIINEMTKKSEVIVVATNLIIVLQQIERLADHAVNIAESVVFWIDGKIIKHENIID
- a CDS encoding fused MFS/spermidine synthase; translated protein: MHKNIKKAFSYIIPFRLKSYTSKINGNLEINLINGKKTLDTNKSNYSYGSLQKILHKGLLEIGFSKNIEKILVLGLGGGSIVQTIRKDFNSSAFIELVDIDSEIISIAINEFEINRFKNINIIHSDASDYLKNNNDTFDLIIIDIFIINTIPEIFTEIKFINSLTTHLNPNGKIIYNTMKETMTHELFSKIKNNFLEEGLKVKVIEKVEETNDLIIAEKQP
- a CDS encoding ATP-binding protein, which translates into the protein MNNSTRNISVITCLIISIIVGIISFFANYALFDEIYWAFIFIISITVFCVSFIAFDYTFEKLVNKRIKLIYKTIHNFKLNKTEKKEKSEKDIFEIVNKDVEEWIEKSGDEIEQLKKLEKFRKEFIGNISHELKTPIFSIQGYISTLIDGGLNDPEINMKYLERTEKNIERLINIVNDLDIISRLESGEIKLEIKEFDMVYLAREVIEELELKAKAKNITIKIAENHDKPIRVLADRDRIQQVLTNLINNSIIYGNTDGQTKISFFDMDENILVEVSDNGIGIEEKNLSRIFERFYRTDKSRSREQGGTGLGLAIVKHIIEAHKQIINVRSTVGVGSTFAFTLKKV
- a CDS encoding hemolysin family protein, translated to MFGEIFLVLCLIVLNGIFAMSEIAIISSRKSKLEDLMRKGNKNAKAVLFLIDTPSKFLSTIQIGITSIAILIGFFGSMELTINTQNILSNSGLINPYSHNLAIAIVVIIITFLSIVIGELIPKRIGMSNPEAISLIVVKPVMLLLRITTPFVWLLSFSTDFIFNVFGIKKKYKSQVTEGEIKALIEEGTNVGEIQEIEQDIVERVFHLGDQRIAALMTNRTDIIWLNVNDTVETTKNKIATNNHSVYPLCNEDIDDVMGIVYSKDLFIALLNESNLDLKKYMKPVNVIPSDHKAYQVLEKFKESKIHYAIIVDEYGTTEGVVTINDILDALVGDITGADEPEVVKRSDGSWLIDGRMAFFEFIHEFEIENYDYSKIYFHSMGGFVVHQLKAIPKSGDKFDWHGYRFEIVDMDGNRVDKILLMKIS
- the pstA gene encoding phosphate ABC transporter permease PstA, with product MNRNKLKGRIIIGLTGFSVILILAIIVIMISIIIYNGRSNFTWEFLTKFPTDGMTKGGIFPAIYGTALMVIVMSIAAVPFGTITAIYLTEYAKENSVISKTIRFAVRTLAVVPSIIFGLFGLGFFIKFVGGNIDNIFLGGTLKWAQPNILWASLTMALLTLPVVIVSVEEAMRAVPKEMREASLALGATKWQTIIKVVIPGSISGIMTGTILAVSRGAGEVAPILFTGAAYYLASLPTSLSDQFMNLGYHIYIMSTQSTNVDATMPIQYATTMVLLLLTFTLNFTAVIIRARIRRKKV
- the pstB gene encoding phosphate ABC transporter ATP-binding protein PstB, with protein sequence MAEIKIKINNLSLYYGDKQALKNINIEIPQNRVTALIGPSGCGKSTFLRTLNRMNDLIDNVKITGEILIDGTNIYAQNVDVVNLRKKIGMVFQKSNPFAKSTYDNIAYGPRINGIKDKKQLDEIVETSLKNAAIWDEVKDRLYDSALGLSGGQQQRLCIARALAVNPEIILMDEPASALDPISTSKIEELIFQLKEKYTIVIVTHNMQQAARTSNRTAFFYLGELIEYDKTKKIFTNPEKRQTEDYITGRFG
- a CDS encoding response regulator transcription factor codes for the protein MEKILIVDDEPDILEFLKYNLIKEGFEVHTCTNGKDAIQIAKEIIPNLIILDVMMPEMDGIETCREIKQINILKNILVIFLSARSEDYSQIAGYDAGADDYITKPIKLRILISKIKALIKRVSSDEVKTNIIDFGEIKIDKENYIVIKKNKNISLPKKEFELLVFLASKPNRLFTRDEIMNRVWGTSTIVGERTLDVHVRKLREKLGDDVIKTIKGVGYKFEV
- the pstC gene encoding phosphate ABC transporter permease subunit PstC, producing the protein MNYFENINNDDEELKPKDENTLDYSPQKGFTSESLKKKFRLSEFLAEKLITLIAFLSITIIILIFVFVFRESLPIFYKTKKAKTEKIISTNSKTENVNSNGQETYGVETKKETPTNSNGQEQYGAVTDNNKIKEEERKETPEDRASFRNLTGRIWQPVSDDPKYGLLPLFLGTFKITIIAMLFAAPVAILAALFTSNFASKRMKEIIKPAVELLAGFPSVVVGFFALMVLASFFQNVFGYETRLNAFVGGIAMALAAIPIIYTITEDALTAIPKTYTEASLALGASSWQTAFFVTLPAATPGIFAAILLGTGRVFGETMIVLMATGNAAMISLNPFDSVRTLSATIGAEMAEVVFGDTHYNVLFLIGSLLFIFTFTLNAIAEFYVKGKLVKRIQGKS
- a CDS encoding porin; protein product: MKRILISTLMAISLSGFSQVNLDTLKEKIDEHNAKLNALDERLSTDEADLFKLAKIKISGYIQAQWQHREGYDYTTSGKGYQGALLTFGQFQAQNGGATTLTGAFPQYGLSNNNTFFLRRARIKFTYEPADGIAFVLQPDLSTGGLALKDAYALANFKFCKGLALWAGQFNRPNYEVEYSSSSREVLERSMVIQKLYPGEREIGTKIEYNSPKIPLHVQLALLNGNFANAFTRTSTNKATIDAVDNDPQKDVMARAYYTIKLKSISWLGIDIGTHGYFGNVNSDINTGLIGSNYKLYIQNSNYTSVKRFDSPASVATDKYSIDSTKTPGACLKKQWFGGEMRIYLDILGGLAIKGEFIAGQNIVSGSTTTASTTYKIDTLTGKSSTTIGSDGAITVNTVTSTKNSTNPTTYLNGTAKTTISPFKIRQFSGFYVYFIKNIGKKNQFVLRYDVYDPNTKVKGDGVNTSSDIAISTIALAWQYYFNDNIRITLQYDMPQNEKSNNAAFKTSTATVVSNLGKDVKDNMLSVRVQAKF
- a CDS encoding phosphate ABC transporter substrate-binding protein encodes the protein MKKRNIITAIALGVVFTIATAFMVKQKITVKGSDTLVILAQRWAEVYMKSNPNVEIQVTGGGSGTGIAALINGSTDIANASRQMKQSEIDKLKERYNSMGVEIACAKDGITIFINNSNPVTELSIKQLSGIYTGKIKNWKEIGGPDAAIKLYGRENSSGTYVYFKDNVVKADYAASCQTLPGTAAVVNAVKKDKYGIGYGGAAYAEGVKDCKVKKDDKSTAYLPTAENIKSNVYPISRYLYMYLKNRPTGEIKKYIDWILGPEGQKLVVEVGYFPVK